From the Gemmatimonadota bacterium genome, the window GGAACAACAACAGCATGCAGCTACGCTACCTGCAGACCCTGACCGAGATCGCCGGCGAGAAAAGCTCCACTATCGCCTTTCCCATACCCGTAGATTTCCTGAAGACGTTTCAGTTGATGGGTAAGGGGGATAGCGACTGAGGCTTTAGGTCGTCAGTTCAGCTACCGGGGTCAGAGTAAGAATTTCGCCAGAAATTTTACTCTGACCCCAACTATCCAGTCATCCGCCCCGCCACATGGGACGCCCACGCCGCAATACTCAGCGAGGGCGGCACACCCACCGGCTGCGGAAACACCGACGCATCCGCGATATACAGACCGGGGCACCCGTGCACCTGCCCCGCCCCGTCCACCACACCCGCCGTCGCATCATCGCTGATACGGCAACCGCCCATGGGATGGGCGGTCATTACGCTTCCTGCATCAAACCTGAGCGGACGGCCGGACAATTCACCGAGCGCCTCGAAGGCGCGCATGGTCGCCGCGTAGCTGGGTGAGCCGTCCATCGAAAACGAAAATTTCATCCGGCCCTTGTCCATGCGGACGAGCCCGTCGGCCGCATCCTGCGACATGGCCACCACGTCAAACGCCCGCCCGGCCTTTGCCCTGGCCTTTGCATACAGGAAACCGGGAACCGGCGGCGTGTCACCGGCGGCGAGGATGACGTAGGCGCTGTCTTCATGCCCCTTTATCCTGACGCGGCCGTGCACCGGCGGCCCCAGCACGGAATCCCGGGAACCATCCTCCGGAACCGGCCAGGAACCGATCAGGTCGCCGTTGGCGCCAAACCCCTTGCCCAGCTCCGGCAGTGCGTCGAGACCGCCCTTGCGGCATGAATGCAGCAGCACGTGGTTGGTATTCATGGTGCCCGCCGCCAGCACTACTTCGGGCGCGCTAAAGAAGAGATCCCGCCTTTTATCCAGGTCATGCACTTTTACGCGGTAGCCCCCGTTCCCTTGCCGGAAAATGGCCCGGACTTCGTGCATCGGCCTGACGGCCAGGCCCTTTTGCATTGCCGGCAACAGGTAAAGCGCATCCACGGTGGACTTGGACCCGTCCGGACTGCCGAACATGCCGTGCTCCTTATGGAAATCCATGGGCATGCGCACAATCCCGTGTTCATCGGTTTGTGGTTGCGGGGCGCTGTCCTGCTCCGGGTACAGGACAGCCATTGGCGGCTGCTCACCGGGTCCCAGGGGAGTGAAATAATCCTCCCCTGCCCAGGCGTGGTCGGTGTGGTTGGGCACCCGCGCAGGGTCAGGCGGTTGGACGCCCTTCAACTCCTGCAATGTCCGGTCGTAATGGCCGGCCAGAACATCATCACTCAGCCCGGCGGCGCGCCCGTTCCAGAAACCCTCCGGGGGCTGTTCCAGCATGGCGGCCCAGATATGGCTGCCCCCGCCCATCCCTGAGGTACACACGGCCTTGACACCCTGGCCGATCCACAGGTCCAGGAAACCGGACCTGTTCAGCCTGATCCCGCGCTTCGGTCCGAACGGCGGATGCAGCGAACGTATCACACTCGTTATGCCGCCGTTGCGCGGCAACGGCCTGGTGTTCGTGATGCCGGCTTCCCGCACCGGAACTGTATCCCGCCACGGGCCGCGCTCCAGCAACAGTACCGACCTCCCGGCATCAACCAGACGCGACGCCGCTACGGAACCGCCGAACCCGCTGCCGATCACGATGACGTCGGCATCGTGTTGAAATTCATTGTCAAGCCTTGTCATTGCTTTGCCTCGGGCAGGAGTTTAAGAAAACGATGGGCCGTCAGGGATTCGAACCCTGGACCTTGGGATTAAGAGTCCCCTGCTCTACCAACTAAGCTAACGGCCCGCGGGCGAGTATATCACGGCACAATAGTCCCCGGAACTGACCGGGAATTGGAGATTTGGGGTGAGTGATGGGGATCGAACCCACGACCACCGGAACCACAATCCGGCGCTCTACCTGACTGAGCTACACTCACCGTGACTGCAATTGGCGCGCCCGAGAGGACTCGAACCTCT encodes:
- a CDS encoding GMC oxidoreductase, whose amino-acid sequence is MTRLDNEFQHDADVIVIGSGFGGSVAASRLVDAGRSVLLLERGPWRDTVPVREAGITNTRPLPRNGGITSVIRSLHPPFGPKRGIRLNRSGFLDLWIGQGVKAVCTSGMGGGSHIWAAMLEQPPEGFWNGRAAGLSDDVLAGHYDRTLQELKGVQPPDPARVPNHTDHAWAGEDYFTPLGPGEQPPMAVLYPEQDSAPQPQTDEHGIVRMPMDFHKEHGMFGSPDGSKSTVDALYLLPAMQKGLAVRPMHEVRAIFRQGNGGYRVKVHDLDKRRDLFFSAPEVVLAAGTMNTNHVLLHSCRKGGLDALPELGKGFGANGDLIGSWPVPEDGSRDSVLGPPVHGRVRIKGHEDSAYVILAAGDTPPVPGFLYAKARAKAGRAFDVVAMSQDAADGLVRMDKGRMKFSFSMDGSPSYAATMRAFEALGELSGRPLRFDAGSVMTAHPMGGCRISDDATAGVVDGAGQVHGCPGLYIADASVFPQPVGVPPSLSIAAWASHVAGRMTG